One region of Aminobacterium colombiense DSM 12261 genomic DNA includes:
- a CDS encoding S4 domain-containing protein gives MRLDKFLKESRLVKRRVVAQEMIGIGAVRLNGRQCRSSAQVCVGDTVEIAYMTRVLKVTVLVDDEKELRKKQSIPYVLQEERRVNSDEKPW, from the coding sequence GTGAGGCTAGATAAATTTCTTAAAGAGTCCCGTCTTGTAAAGAGAAGGGTCGTGGCGCAAGAAATGATAGGTATCGGTGCGGTGCGGCTCAATGGTCGTCAGTGCCGTTCTTCTGCTCAAGTCTGCGTAGGTGATACTGTTGAAATTGCATATATGACACGGGTTCTTAAAGTTACAGTCTTAGTCGATGATGAAAAAGAACTCAGAAAGAAACAGTCTATACCTTATGTGCTGCAGGAAGAACGAAGAGTGAATAGCGACGAAAAGCCATGGTAG
- the eno gene encoding phosphopyruvate hydratase: MGVIAGVYGREILDSRGNPTVEVEVWLDNGIIGTAAVPSGASTGTHEALELRDGGDRYMGKGVLTAVGNVNDKIGPELIGSDPSEQVFIDMAMVQLDGTQNKSNLGANAMLGVSMAVARAAAEDHGLPLWAYLGGIGPNLLPTPMMNVINGGAHADNNLDIQEFMIVPHGAGSFTEALRMAVETYHALKKTLINRGYSTGIGDEGGFAPNLQSNRQALDLILEAVESAGYTPGDQISLALDVAASELYKDGCYNFEGEGKILTREEIVSYYGDLCKAYPIVSIEDGMAEDDWDGWSVLTKNLGKSMQLVGDDLFVTNPERLERGICQGVANSILIKLNQIGTVTETMKVIDMAIRQGYSTVISHRSGETDDTFISDLAVAIGAGQIKSGAPARTDRVAKYNQLLRIEEEISSGLGTEYAGLTRFNICR; the protein is encoded by the coding sequence ATGGGAGTAATAGCGGGTGTATATGGTAGAGAAATCCTCGATTCTCGGGGAAATCCTACTGTTGAAGTGGAAGTCTGGCTTGATAATGGCATTATTGGAACAGCTGCTGTTCCATCGGGGGCATCCACAGGAACCCATGAAGCTCTTGAATTAAGAGATGGTGGAGATCGCTATATGGGCAAGGGGGTACTGACAGCAGTAGGAAATGTAAATGATAAAATAGGGCCAGAATTAATAGGGTCAGATCCTTCTGAGCAGGTGTTCATTGATATGGCAATGGTTCAACTGGATGGAACTCAGAATAAGTCCAACCTCGGCGCTAATGCCATGCTTGGTGTCTCCATGGCGGTGGCCAGGGCTGCGGCAGAGGACCACGGTCTTCCTCTATGGGCCTATTTGGGGGGCATAGGACCCAATCTGTTGCCAACCCCTATGATGAATGTAATTAATGGTGGCGCCCATGCTGATAATAATCTGGATATCCAGGAGTTTATGATTGTTCCCCATGGTGCAGGTTCTTTTACAGAGGCCCTTCGAATGGCAGTGGAAACGTACCACGCCCTAAAAAAAACTCTTATAAATCGCGGCTACAGCACTGGGATTGGTGACGAAGGCGGTTTTGCTCCTAACCTACAAAGCAATAGGCAAGCTCTTGATTTGATTTTAGAGGCAGTAGAAAGTGCCGGTTACACTCCTGGTGATCAAATTAGCCTGGCACTTGATGTAGCTGCTTCCGAGCTCTATAAAGACGGCTGCTATAATTTTGAAGGAGAAGGCAAGATCTTAACAAGAGAAGAAATAGTATCTTATTATGGTGATCTATGCAAAGCCTATCCTATAGTTTCTATTGAAGATGGCATGGCTGAAGATGACTGGGACGGCTGGTCTGTTTTGACGAAAAACTTGGGCAAAAGTATGCAGTTAGTGGGAGATGACCTTTTTGTAACCAACCCTGAACGTCTCGAGCGGGGAATTTGTCAAGGGGTTGCTAACTCCATTTTGATTAAATTAAATCAGATCGGAACTGTGACAGAAACCATGAAAGTTATTGATATGGCTATACGACAGGGATATAGTACAGTTATATCCCATCGGTCAGGAGAGACAGATGATACTTTTATCAGCGACCTGGCGGTCGCAATAGGAGCTGGTCAAATTAAAAGTGGAGCCCCTGCGCGTACGGATCGTGTGGCAAAATATAACCAGCTTTTACGTATAGAAGAAGAAATAAGCAGCGGGCTGGGCACAGAGTATGCAGGTTTGACTCGTTTTAATATTTGCAGGTAA
- a CDS encoding redox-sensing transcriptional repressor Rex → MKIAEPTVERLVQYHRLLEQLYNEGQKVVSSQEIGEMLAFKASQVRKDLSYFGEIGKRGVGYHVEKLYRHIDGILASPRKWPIALIGVGRLGEALLGHKAFKSPKFDIKALFDVNPEKVGRKIAGISCYHVDDISDVMRKNGIEVVILTVPSSVAQECVDKIVQAGTVKGILNFSPLSIVAPDSVLIYSVDISVELEKLLFYLKHREER, encoded by the coding sequence ATGAAAATAGCAGAACCTACGGTTGAAAGACTTGTTCAATATCACCGATTGTTAGAACAGCTTTATAATGAGGGGCAAAAAGTAGTGTCTTCCCAGGAAATAGGGGAAATGCTGGCCTTTAAAGCGAGTCAGGTAAGAAAAGATCTTTCTTATTTTGGGGAAATAGGAAAGCGGGGGGTTGGGTATCACGTAGAAAAGCTATACAGGCATATCGACGGAATCCTGGCCTCACCTCGCAAGTGGCCTATAGCGCTTATAGGGGTAGGCCGCCTGGGCGAAGCTCTTCTCGGACATAAAGCCTTTAAAAGTCCAAAATTTGATATAAAGGCGCTCTTTGATGTGAACCCAGAAAAAGTCGGGAGAAAAATAGCAGGCATATCTTGCTACCACGTGGATGACATCAGTGATGTTATGAGAAAAAATGGCATAGAAGTCGTGATACTCACGGTGCCTTCTTCTGTAGCCCAGGAATGTGTGGACAAAATAGTACAGGCAGGAACAGTCAAAGGAATTTTGAACTTTTCTCCCTTGTCAATAGTGGCACCTGATAGTGTGCTTATTTATAGCGTTGATATCTCAGTAGAACTGGAAAAGTTGCTTTTTTACCTCAAACATCGTGAAGAGCGCTAA
- the yajC gene encoding preprotein translocase subunit YajC, whose product MNQQCGQTTGAGGAQGGLLGMLFPLVIFVLIFYFFIIRPQKKRQKQHDDLLAALTRGDQVITAGGFFGIIREVKDDSIILEIADGVKVRILKSSIVNKRSSVAEQGKEKVTEEPKEVSEEHKIEEKTTEENEKK is encoded by the coding sequence TTGAATCAACAATGCGGTCAGACAACTGGAGCAGGAGGAGCACAAGGTGGTCTTTTGGGAATGCTTTTCCCCCTTGTTATATTTGTGCTTATTTTTTATTTCTTCATTATTCGTCCCCAGAAGAAACGTCAGAAACAGCATGATGATCTGTTGGCGGCCTTGACCCGGGGCGATCAGGTTATAACAGCGGGTGGTTTTTTTGGTATTATCCGCGAAGTTAAAGATGATAGCATCATCCTTGAAATTGCTGACGGCGTAAAGGTGCGCATTCTTAAGTCTTCAATTGTCAACAAGAGATCATCTGTGGCTGAGCAAGGGAAAGAAAAAGTTACTGAAGAACCTAAAGAAGTTTCTGAGGAACACAAAATAGAAGAAAAGACAACCGAAGAAAACGAGAAAAAATAA
- the secD gene encoding protein translocase subunit SecD, translating to MLKKDRWRLAIVIVVVVAALLSVFPLDGKINLGLDLKGGAHIVLQAKPTSGSALTDDSIERLLAVLRNRIDQYGVAEPVIQREGRDRVIVDLPGVEDPEAALELIGKTALLEFRKVLGATPAMPPGPERQNYASDDEFQAAQKRWNDAKVEIETYKSELEKQVGIAGGDIVAKDEEGRYFLLGPSLVSGKHLVDAKTQFDNLGRAVVTLEFNSEGAKLFEQATAENVGKQISIVLDGNVVSAPVVQERISGGNAQISGRFSTAEAQRLAIMLRAGALPVPVDVLENRSVGPSLGADSINAGLKAGLIGTLLVLGFMLLYYRTLGIAADVALTVCLLLVFAGLISLKATLTLPGIAGIILTIGMAVDGNILIYERIIEEAKLGKTPTAAIDAGFKKALTTILDANITTLIAAGVLYYFGSGPIRGFAVTLSIGILASVFSAIVVTRVLLQVLMGGSKSPFLVNRS from the coding sequence ATGTTGAAAAAAGACCGCTGGCGGCTTGCTATAGTTATTGTTGTTGTTGTGGCCGCCCTTTTATCAGTCTTTCCTCTTGATGGGAAGATAAATTTAGGTCTTGATTTGAAAGGTGGAGCTCATATTGTTCTCCAGGCGAAGCCTACTTCTGGAAGTGCGCTGACAGATGATAGCATAGAGCGTCTTCTCGCAGTTCTAAGGAATCGTATTGATCAATATGGAGTAGCGGAGCCCGTTATTCAAAGGGAAGGACGCGATCGTGTCATTGTAGACTTGCCAGGGGTGGAAGATCCGGAGGCGGCCCTTGAGTTAATAGGCAAGACCGCGTTGCTTGAGTTTAGGAAAGTGCTTGGTGCGACTCCAGCAATGCCTCCTGGTCCAGAGCGCCAGAATTATGCCAGTGATGATGAATTTCAGGCTGCTCAGAAGCGGTGGAATGATGCAAAAGTTGAAATAGAAACATATAAAAGTGAGCTAGAGAAGCAGGTGGGGATTGCAGGTGGCGATATTGTTGCCAAGGATGAAGAAGGCCGATACTTTTTGCTGGGCCCATCTCTTGTAAGCGGTAAACACCTTGTAGATGCCAAAACACAATTTGACAATCTTGGCCGTGCTGTTGTTACCCTTGAATTTAACTCTGAGGGGGCAAAACTCTTCGAACAGGCCACTGCGGAAAATGTAGGGAAACAGATCTCTATCGTACTTGATGGGAATGTGGTTTCAGCCCCAGTAGTTCAAGAGCGGATAAGTGGTGGAAATGCACAGATCTCAGGACGTTTTTCTACTGCAGAAGCTCAGAGACTGGCTATAATGCTTCGTGCAGGTGCACTGCCCGTACCTGTAGACGTTCTTGAGAATAGATCAGTTGGCCCAAGTCTGGGGGCCGACTCTATCAACGCTGGGCTTAAGGCTGGTCTTATCGGGACCCTGTTGGTTCTGGGCTTTATGTTGCTTTATTACAGAACTCTTGGCATAGCCGCCGATGTAGCCCTTACTGTCTGTCTCTTGCTGGTTTTTGCTGGCCTTATCAGCTTAAAGGCAACTCTGACCCTACCTGGTATTGCTGGTATCATTTTAACTATAGGTATGGCTGTTGATGGGAATATATTAATTTACGAGCGGATAATCGAAGAAGCAAAATTGGGGAAAACACCCACTGCTGCGATTGATGCGGGATTCAAAAAAGCCTTAACCACCATTCTTGATGCCAATATTACTACGCTAATAGCAGCCGGAGTGCTTTACTACTTTGGAAGCGGGCCAATACGGGGTTTTGCTGTAACGTTAAGCATTGGTATTTTGGCGAGTGTTTTCAGTGCAATTGTTGTTACGCGTGTACTTCTGCAGGTTCTTATGGGCGGTTCTAAGTCCCCATTTTTAGTGAACCGTTCATAG
- the secF gene encoding protein translocase subunit SecF, which produces MFRRDFSFKFMKHRRQAILLSLGLIVVSLVLLFTKGLNLGIDFTGGNLIQVEFASQVPVGDVRDVLAEIGQKQAVIQGYSDNGVIIRVNVDTEESRKEVIQTLKDKYPGMEVLRFEKVGPVVGEKLRREAFLAVSLALLGILAYITVRFKFRFAVVSVIALMHDTIITLGIFSLLGREISLPFIAAILTIVGYSLNDTIVVFDRVRENWKYLRQEGLLEVLDMSINQTLSRTINTSLTTFFPVLALFIWGGAVIANFSFALLLGILVGTYSSVCIASSLLAEWYLRYPESKK; this is translated from the coding sequence ATGTTCAGAAGAGATTTCTCATTTAAATTTATGAAACATCGAAGACAAGCGATCCTTCTAAGCCTGGGTCTTATTGTAGTGAGTCTAGTGCTTCTTTTTACCAAGGGGCTTAACCTCGGTATTGATTTCACAGGGGGGAATCTTATTCAGGTAGAGTTTGCCTCACAAGTTCCTGTTGGCGACGTCAGGGATGTTTTGGCGGAAATTGGCCAGAAACAGGCTGTCATTCAGGGATATAGCGATAATGGCGTCATTATCCGAGTGAATGTAGACACTGAGGAATCACGCAAAGAAGTGATTCAAACATTGAAAGATAAGTATCCAGGCATGGAAGTACTGCGATTTGAAAAGGTAGGCCCTGTAGTAGGCGAAAAATTACGAAGAGAAGCCTTTCTGGCTGTAAGTTTAGCTCTTCTTGGAATATTGGCTTATATCACGGTCCGCTTTAAATTTCGCTTTGCGGTTGTCAGTGTTATTGCCCTTATGCATGACACTATTATAACCTTAGGGATCTTCAGCTTGCTGGGACGCGAGATATCATTGCCCTTCATAGCTGCCATTTTAACTATTGTGGGTTACTCTCTTAATGATACAATAGTAGTGTTCGACAGAGTGAGGGAAAATTGGAAGTATCTGAGGCAAGAGGGACTTCTTGAAGTACTAGACATGTCAATAAACCAGACACTCTCTAGAACTATCAATACGTCCTTAACAACCTTTTTTCCAGTTTTAGCCCTTTTCATATGGGGTGGCGCTGTAATAGCCAACTTCTCCTTCGCTCTTCTTTTAGGCATTCTGGTTGGAACGTATAGTTCAGTCTGTATTGCGAGTTCCCTTCTGGCTGAATGGTATTTGAGATATCCCGAGAGTAAGAAGTAG
- a CDS encoding radical SAM protein has translation MKVAITMIDRAKGILSQKAIEKAASMLKKGDEKNLTTLFRGIAGIAPARYHRETFKQLADMVEKNDPFVGFVKRIALELNPHCLSKFIHNLVVNFMVLGRGIRDQKEKEYNVHLPNFMVISPTMKCNLHCKGCYAAEYDTSRELTFYELDNLLKDAKDLGMYFFTFSGGEAFFRNDLLDLWEKHNDCYFQVYTNGTLLDDKMVDRLVKLGNVMPMISVEGSREQTDFRRGAGVYDKVIAAYQRLNEAGVMFGFSATYTRSAADYMASDEFIQTMIQRGCKVGWFFQYVPVGENPDLSYMATPHQRARLHEKVEEWRHRDDCPIFIGDFWNDGPYVDGCMAAGERYWHIISDGSVEPCVFVPFAVDNIRQKSLVDIARSPFFTYIRNQLPYDGEDNLLRPCMILDHPDVLREVVTKFGARPCHGGLGNLLSGEIPRALDEYAQEIKQIYDPLWEKREKGKYLKSLEKEDKKEWLERMTLPTGSEEK, from the coding sequence ATGAAAGTGGCCATTACTATGATTGATAGAGCAAAGGGAATTCTTTCTCAAAAAGCTATTGAAAAGGCAGCCTCAATGCTCAAAAAAGGAGATGAGAAAAACTTAACAACTCTTTTTAGGGGAATAGCCGGCATCGCGCCGGCACGTTATCATAGAGAAACATTTAAACAGCTCGCTGACATGGTAGAAAAGAATGATCCTTTTGTAGGTTTCGTTAAAAGAATTGCTCTGGAACTTAACCCCCATTGCCTTTCCAAGTTCATTCACAACCTAGTTGTTAACTTTATGGTTCTTGGTCGGGGTATCAGGGATCAAAAAGAGAAAGAATATAACGTTCACCTTCCTAATTTTATGGTGATCAGCCCCACGATGAAATGCAATCTTCACTGCAAGGGCTGCTATGCTGCAGAGTATGATACGAGCAGGGAGCTCACCTTTTATGAGCTGGACAATCTCTTAAAAGATGCTAAGGATCTCGGGATGTATTTTTTCACTTTTTCGGGGGGAGAGGCCTTCTTCCGCAACGATCTTTTAGACTTATGGGAAAAACATAATGATTGTTATTTCCAGGTATACACAAACGGAACCCTTCTTGATGACAAAATGGTGGATCGACTTGTTAAACTTGGCAACGTAATGCCTATGATCTCAGTTGAAGGGAGTCGAGAACAAACGGATTTTCGTCGTGGTGCCGGCGTTTATGATAAAGTGATAGCTGCTTATCAAAGATTAAACGAGGCAGGGGTCATGTTTGGTTTCAGTGCCACTTACACTCGTTCTGCCGCAGATTATATGGCCAGTGATGAGTTTATTCAGACCATGATTCAGCGGGGCTGTAAAGTTGGCTGGTTTTTCCAATATGTTCCTGTAGGTGAAAATCCAGATTTAAGTTATATGGCAACGCCCCATCAAAGGGCAAGACTTCACGAAAAAGTAGAGGAATGGCGCCATAGAGATGATTGTCCTATTTTTATCGGTGATTTTTGGAACGATGGTCCCTATGTTGACGGATGTATGGCGGCAGGAGAGCGATATTGGCATATAATTTCAGATGGAAGCGTAGAACCATGTGTTTTTGTGCCTTTTGCCGTGGATAATATTCGCCAAAAATCCCTTGTTGACATTGCACGAAGTCCTTTCTTCACGTATATTCGTAATCAGCTCCCCTACGACGGAGAAGATAATCTTCTTCGTCCATGTATGATTCTGGATCATCCAGATGTACTTAGGGAAGTGGTAACTAAATTTGGAGCTAGACCATGTCACGGGGGTTTGGGCAATCTTCTCTCAGGAGAGATTCCCCGTGCCCTTGATGAATATGCGCAAGAGATAAAGCAAATTTACGATCCCTTATGGGAAAAAAGGGAAAAGGGAAAATATCTGAAGAGCCTTGAGAAAGAAGATAAGAAAGAATGGCTTGAAAGGATGACTTTACCCACTGGTTCTGAAGAAAAATAA
- a CDS encoding LapA family protein has protein sequence MRSYALAVGLAMLISAVFAFQNTGEITVNFLIWTRQVPQGIWEVAVFAGGCVLMWLVSMSAALESRGKYKKQIRELDGKMKKLEEERTSLLNALNATSNVTSHNATSCVEEGKENCIVLPSEPLETVKEEFETTPREENEQQ, from the coding sequence ATGAGAAGTTATGCTTTGGCAGTAGGACTTGCTATGCTCATATCGGCTGTATTCGCCTTTCAAAATACAGGAGAAATTACTGTCAATTTTTTAATTTGGACACGGCAGGTTCCTCAAGGTATCTGGGAAGTGGCTGTTTTTGCAGGAGGCTGCGTTCTCATGTGGTTGGTTTCCATGTCAGCAGCCCTTGAATCTCGTGGGAAGTATAAGAAACAGATTCGAGAGCTCGATGGTAAAATGAAAAAACTGGAAGAAGAACGCACTTCTTTGCTGAATGCTTTAAATGCCACATCAAATGTAACTTCCCATAATGCAACTTCCTGTGTTGAGGAAGGCAAAGAGAATTGTATTGTTCTTCCTTCGGAGCCTTTGGAAACAGTGAAAGAAGAGTTTGAAACTACACCAAGAGAGGAAAATGAACAACAGTGA
- a CDS encoding single-stranded-DNA-specific exonuclease RecJ, which produces MTTLEDSCHRIARELSCPPFVAAILEMQGRVSLHDIDKARAWLSPSLDFFAASCFLGEGARAVAERWQRLSSLGNVVVYGDYDVDGVSSTTLAMELCKERAAGVRYYIPHRHMEGYGLHRQVVQQLLVAGCDTLIIVDCGTKDGDILKEAQQTGMNVFVFDHHLPEKGELPASFIVNPQIDGDKEGKLLCATAVLWLWAYQFKIMPMEWLAEHLDLVALATIADCMTLGSLNRALVKEGLERIRYTARPGLELLIKRLGLFHRFVNEEQLAMKVIPCLNAAGRLAFADLAVKVLTGEEPVENHVEELISLNRKRQNLSTRITKEAVKVVEERSKHVLFEESWPVGVLSGVASRLCSEKNAPVVLAAPVQDWIRGTLRMPEGGNAVQVLDHLSDQLEAWGGHKQAAGFSVSKDNWEKLRGDLEHILASVEYEDPEISALALHPSQITLQDWKSALDLGPFGMGNPCPLLYCESYGNEQFLPLGKTGLHLKIQLGSEYLVAFNSVEILKTLSSSHITGWVYHPRVDFWRGQPRLQFMLDYIVLDS; this is translated from the coding sequence GTGACCACTCTTGAGGATTCTTGCCACAGAATTGCTAGAGAATTAAGCTGTCCACCCTTTGTAGCAGCTATATTAGAAATGCAGGGAAGAGTTTCTCTCCATGATATCGATAAGGCTCGGGCCTGGCTTAGTCCGAGCCTTGATTTCTTTGCAGCCTCATGTTTTCTTGGAGAAGGCGCAAGAGCGGTGGCCGAGAGATGGCAGAGGCTATCATCCCTTGGGAATGTAGTTGTTTATGGAGATTACGATGTTGACGGCGTTTCATCTACCACTCTCGCTATGGAATTATGTAAAGAGAGGGCAGCAGGGGTACGCTACTATATTCCTCATCGACATATGGAAGGATATGGGCTCCATCGCCAGGTTGTACAACAACTTCTTGTCGCAGGTTGTGATACATTGATCATCGTGGACTGTGGCACAAAGGATGGGGATATTTTAAAGGAAGCGCAACAGACTGGAATGAATGTCTTTGTTTTTGATCACCACCTCCCGGAGAAAGGGGAGTTGCCAGCCTCTTTCATAGTTAATCCGCAGATAGACGGTGATAAGGAAGGGAAGCTTCTTTGTGCTACCGCGGTTCTTTGGCTGTGGGCCTATCAATTTAAAATAATGCCTATGGAATGGCTTGCAGAACATCTCGACCTGGTGGCCCTTGCGACTATTGCTGATTGCATGACATTAGGCAGCCTTAATAGAGCGTTGGTTAAGGAAGGACTTGAAAGAATTCGTTATACCGCCCGACCTGGGCTGGAACTACTTATAAAACGCCTTGGTCTGTTTCATCGTTTTGTAAATGAAGAACAACTTGCTATGAAGGTCATTCCTTGCTTAAACGCAGCAGGCCGTCTTGCCTTTGCGGACCTTGCAGTAAAAGTGCTGACAGGGGAAGAGCCAGTTGAAAACCATGTGGAAGAGCTTATTTCCTTAAACAGGAAGAGGCAAAACCTTTCAACCCGTATCACTAAAGAGGCGGTAAAGGTGGTAGAGGAACGATCTAAGCACGTTCTCTTCGAGGAATCGTGGCCAGTAGGAGTTCTAAGCGGAGTGGCGAGCCGTCTTTGTTCTGAAAAGAATGCCCCTGTAGTTTTAGCTGCCCCTGTTCAGGATTGGATTAGAGGAACATTGCGTATGCCCGAAGGAGGCAATGCCGTACAGGTTCTTGATCACCTTTCAGATCAACTTGAAGCTTGGGGAGGGCACAAGCAGGCAGCGGGATTTTCTGTGTCAAAAGATAATTGGGAAAAGCTCAGAGGTGATTTAGAACACATCCTTGCCAGTGTGGAATATGAGGATCCGGAAATTTCAGCCCTGGCTCTCCATCCGTCTCAAATTACCTTGCAGGACTGGAAGTCAGCTCTGGATCTCGGTCCTTTTGGTATGGGAAATCCTTGTCCCTTATTGTATTGCGAAAGTTATGGAAATGAGCAGTTCTTACCCCTTGGGAAAACGGGGCTTCATTTAAAGATACAATTGGGTTCAGAATATCTGGTGGCTTTCAATAGTGTCGAAATTCTGAAAACCCTTTCCTCGTCGCACATTACAGGCTGGGTATACCACCCTCGAGTTGATTTTTGGCGTGGTCAGCCCCGTCTTCAATTTATGCTCGATTATATAGTGTTAGATTCTTGA
- a CDS encoding RelA/SpoT family protein has translation MVEIHTDSLEYEIDPIDPREQERHLKSLGLDKKSLGKLRDSYIGRIPETERTISVKFAWHELWSKVTYYLTKEELKKLGEAFVMAADAHGEQKRSSGDPYVVHSINVASILADMQLDLVTLIAALLHDVLEDTALSAEKVKSAFGDDVITLVDGVTKLGKLPFKSFEDYQAENLRKMFVVMAKDIRVVLIKLADRLHNMRTLGALRRDKQLRIAKETLEIYAPLAHRLGIYQVKRGLEDLAFKYSDPDMYYEIRRRVRKKLPEREAIIKKAIEILQDRLKQESIHFKVKGRAKHFYSIYEKMNRKKLPVEQLYDLLALRVVVDDVAACYTVLGIVHTIWKPIPGQFDDYIANPKTNMYQSLHTTVVGPTGEPLEVQIRSAEMNRLAEYGIAAHWRYKEGGNVLDDLDARLTWIRQALEGDHEGGPTEFLERLKEDVLTSDVFVFTPQGKVVSLPKGSTPIDFAYAIHTQVGNRCVGAMVNNRIVSLTYEVKNGDIVKIITSPQGTPSRDWLKMARSSKAKGKIRSFFRQQEKAERQEKIERGHELLEREIKRRDIEDLSAEYEDLIPLLNRIARDIGHANGEDILVAIGNNTLSPSTLIQKLIGRTQVPALPEIPEEIPPAGIKKTDSDIIVEGAEGVQVVIANCCLPVPGDEIVGYSTRSRGITVHRSGCPNVEEAGETRLIQISWGPGTRGNRYTTRLKLEAMDRSGLFTDVAQAIMASDGNIVGIKANVVGGTLARMKIEIRVRDIEHLYAIVAKLNAVKNVIEVTRG, from the coding sequence ATGGTAGAAATTCACACAGATTCCCTAGAATATGAAATAGACCCAATAGATCCAAGAGAGCAGGAGCGCCACCTTAAAAGTCTTGGGCTCGATAAGAAGTCTCTGGGGAAGTTGCGAGATAGCTATATTGGACGGATACCAGAGACAGAACGAACTATTTCTGTTAAGTTCGCTTGGCATGAGCTATGGTCGAAAGTGACATATTATTTGACCAAAGAAGAACTGAAGAAACTTGGCGAAGCCTTTGTTATGGCAGCGGATGCTCATGGTGAACAAAAACGCTCAAGTGGAGACCCATATGTTGTACACAGCATAAATGTAGCCTCAATACTTGCAGACATGCAACTCGATTTAGTTACTCTTATAGCGGCTCTCCTTCACGATGTTTTAGAGGATACCGCCCTTTCCGCAGAGAAGGTCAAATCAGCATTTGGCGATGATGTTATTACTCTTGTAGATGGCGTAACGAAATTAGGCAAGCTTCCCTTTAAATCTTTCGAAGACTATCAGGCAGAAAATCTTCGTAAAATGTTTGTTGTCATGGCTAAGGATATCCGCGTTGTTCTTATTAAGTTGGCAGACAGACTTCATAATATGAGAACCCTAGGAGCTCTTCGCAGGGATAAGCAACTGCGCATTGCTAAAGAAACGCTGGAAATATACGCACCCCTCGCTCACCGACTTGGAATCTACCAGGTAAAGAGAGGATTAGAGGACCTCGCATTTAAATACTCCGACCCCGATATGTATTACGAGATACGGCGCAGAGTGCGAAAGAAATTGCCTGAGCGGGAAGCTATCATTAAAAAAGCTATAGAAATCCTTCAAGATCGTTTAAAACAGGAATCCATTCATTTTAAAGTGAAAGGGCGGGCCAAACATTTTTATAGCATCTATGAAAAGATGAATCGCAAAAAACTTCCCGTAGAGCAACTTTATGATCTCCTAGCCTTGCGCGTTGTAGTGGATGATGTGGCTGCCTGTTACACTGTTTTGGGTATCGTCCATACTATTTGGAAACCTATCCCTGGTCAATTTGATGACTACATAGCTAATCCAAAGACAAATATGTACCAATCGCTTCATACCACTGTCGTTGGTCCTACGGGAGAACCCCTGGAAGTTCAAATACGATCTGCTGAAATGAACCGTCTTGCGGAATATGGGATCGCCGCCCACTGGAGATATAAAGAGGGTGGCAATGTCCTCGATGATCTGGATGCCCGCCTTACATGGATTCGCCAGGCCCTCGAAGGAGATCATGAAGGGGGACCAACAGAGTTCCTTGAACGCCTAAAAGAAGATGTTCTCACATCTGATGTCTTCGTATTTACCCCCCAGGGGAAAGTGGTGTCTTTGCCCAAGGGGTCGACACCTATAGACTTTGCCTATGCCATTCATACCCAGGTTGGAAACCGCTGTGTGGGAGCTATGGTCAACAACCGGATTGTGTCTCTGACCTATGAAGTAAAAAATGGCGATATTGTTAAAATTATTACTTCACCTCAAGGGACCCCCTCCCGGGACTGGCTTAAGATGGCCCGCAGCAGCAAGGCTAAAGGCAAGATTCGCTCCTTCTTTCGACAGCAGGAAAAAGCAGAAAGGCAAGAAAAGATCGAGCGCGGGCATGAACTTCTTGAAAGGGAAATTAAAAGAAGGGACATAGAAGATCTCAGTGCCGAATATGAAGACCTGATCCCCCTTCTCAACAGGATAGCCCGGGATATAGGACATGCCAATGGTGAGGATATTTTGGTCGCCATAGGCAACAACACTTTAAGCCCATCGACGCTTATACAAAAACTTATTGGTAGAACGCAAGTTCCCGCTTTACCAGAGATTCCGGAAGAGATACCTCCCGCTGGCATAAAGAAGACAGATTCCGATATTATAGTAGAAGGGGCCGAAGGCGTTCAGGTGGTTATCGCAAATTGCTGTCTTCCTGTTCCAGGGGATGAGATCGTAGGATATTCGACTCGTAGCCGCGGGATAACTGTTCATAGATCAGGTTGTCCGAATGTGGAAGAGGCAGGAGAAACAAGGCTTATACAGATTTCATGGGGGCCAGGGACACGGGGGAACAGATATACTACGAGGCTGAAGCTTGAAGCAATGGATAGGTCTGGTCTTTTTACAGACGTGGCTCAAGCTATAATGGCAAGTGATGGAAACATTGTGGGTATAAAGGCGAACGTAGTTGGCGGCACACTTGCCCGGATGAAAATAGAGATCAGAGTACGGGATATAGAACATCTATATGCTATTGTTGCAAAACTTAATGCGGTTAAGAACGTTATAGAAGTAACCCGGGGGTGA